In Accipiter gentilis chromosome 17, bAccGen1.1, whole genome shotgun sequence, one DNA window encodes the following:
- the CCDC86 gene encoding coiled-coil domain-containing protein 86: protein MEGECGAALALGPGPEESNGAAPVPTPARRRRKAAKKRKEAAAVVIPRGRPKSGRVWKDPGKKRFSHMIQDKALRTSWARKMKERQERKLVRDLARQLQEGKQREREEKKRRREENLKRRLENERKAEIVQVIRNPLKLKRAKKKQLRRVEKRDTLALLQKTPVRRKAATE, encoded by the exons ATGGAGGGGGAGTGTGGGGCGGCCCTGGCCTTGGGTCCGGGCCCTGAGGAGTCCAACGGGGCGGCCCCGGTCCCGACCCCGGCCCGGCGGCGTCGGAAAGCCGCTAAGAAGCGAAAGGAGGCGGCGGCAGTAGTGATCCCGCGGGGCAGGCCCAAATCGGGGCGGGTGTGGAAGGACCCCGGCAAGAAGAG GTTCTCACACATGATCCAGGATAAGGCCCTTCGCACCTCTTGGGCACGGAAGATGAAGGAGCGGCAGGAAAGGAAGCTCGTCCGGGACCTGGCAcggcagctgcaggaggggaagcagagagagCGAGAG GAGAAGaagcggcggcgggaggagaaCCTGAAGCGGCGCCTGGAGAATGAGCGGAAGGCAGAGATTGTGCAAGTG ATCCGGAACCCACTGAAGCTCAAGCGGGCAAAGAAGAAGCAGTTGCGGCGGGTGGAGAAGCGGGACACGCTGGCCCTGCTCCAGAAGACACCCGTGCGGCGCAAAGCAGCCACGGAATGA
- the LOC126046987 gene encoding acyl-coenzyme A amino acid N-acyltransferase 2-like isoform X1: MAGLAGLAGLPALPRRGETGCTMVEVTVTPQSSLADRPVQMRVRGLSPSQLVTLRASLMDEQGECFQARAFFRADGAGEVDPGCHPALGGSYAGVWPMGLFWFLQPDTLFRRLVKRDVAGSPFLVRLEVFDGVCLVTGPQDQPLASCVAERWYVCPGMQRVPIREGRVRGALFLPPGPGPFPGVIDLFGGAGGLIEFRAGLLASRGFAVLALAFFAYDDLPRTLTQLDLEYFEEAAELLLRHPKVRGPGLGVIGVSKGAEVALAMASFLPQVVATVWINGTAFLHGNPLVYKDLRIPPIPYHTERVIFAEMGALDNSAIFADPRDPAYSASAIPAEKVRGKVLFVVGEADRSFNSKLFAELAMARMPPESCRLLSYPGAGHLIEPPCSPLCSISSIRGTPRPVVWGGEAQPHAKAQEHSWQEIIQFLELHLGSAATMKL; encoded by the exons ATGGCCGGCCTGGCCGGCCTGGCCGGCCTGCCCGCCCTGCCGCGCAGAGGGGAAACGGG GTGCACCATGGTGGAGGTGACGGTGACGCCGCAGTCCTCGCTGGCCGACCGGCCGGTGCAGATGAGGGTGCGGGGGCTGTCCCCCTCCCAGCTGGTCACCCTGCGGGCATCACTAATGGACGAGCAGGGTGAATGCTTCCAGGCGCGTGCCTTCTTCCGCGCCGACGGTGCGGGCGAGGTGGATCCCGGGTGCCATCCCGCCCTGGGCGGCAGCTACGCCGGCGTCTGGCCCATGGGGCTTTTCTGGTTCCTGCAGCCCGACACCCTCTTCCGACGGCTGGTCAAGCGGGATGTGGCCGGCAGCCCCTTCCTCGTCCGTCTGGAGGTCTTCGATGGCGTCTGCCTGGTTACCGGACCTCAGGACCAGCCGCTGGCCTCCTGCGTGGCTGAGCGGTGGTACGTGTGTCCTGGCATGCAGCGGGTGCCCATCCGGGAGGGCAGGGTCCGTGGAGCCCTCTTCTTGCCACCCG GACCGGGACCCTTCCCGGGGGTGATCGACCTGTTTGGGGGTGCGGGTGGCCTCATTGAGTTTCGTGCGGGGCTGCTGGCCAGCCGGGGCTTCGCGGTGCTGGCGCTGGCCTTCTTCGCCTACGATGACCTGCCCCGCACCTTGACCCAGCTCGACCTGGAGTATTTCGAGGAGGCGGCCGAGCTGCTCCTTCGGCACCCCAAG GTGCGAGGCCCCGGTCTGGGTGTCATCGGTGTCTCCAAAGGAGCAGAGGTGGCCCTGGCCATGGCCAGCTTCCTCCCACAGGTGGTGGCCACGGTGTGGATCAACGGCACAGCCTTCCTCCACGGCAACCCGCTGGTCTACAAAGACCTTcgcatcccccccatcccctaCCACACCGAGCGCGTGATCTTTGCGGAGATGGGGGCCTTGGACAACTCGGCCATCTTTGCTGACCCCCGGGACCCCGCGTACAGTGCCTCGGCCATCCCGGCCGAGAAGGTCCGGGGGAAGGTCCTCTTCGTGGTGGGGGAGGCCGACCGCAGCTTCAACAGCAAGCTCTTCGCTGAGCTGGCCATGGCACGGATGCCACCGGAGAGCTGCCGTCTCCTCTCCTACCCCGGGGCCGGGCACTTGATCGAGCCCCCCTGCTCGCCCCTCTGCAGCATCTCCAGCATCCGGGGGACCCCCCGGCCGGTGGTTTGGGGGGGTGAAGCCCAACCCCACGCCAAGGCCCAGGAGCACTCGTGGCAGGAGATCATTCAATTCTTGGAGCTCCACCTGGGTTCTGCCGCCACCATGAAGCTGTGA
- the LOC126046987 gene encoding acyl-coenzyme A amino acid N-acyltransferase 2-like isoform X2 produces MVEVTVTPQSSLADRPVQMRVRGLSPSQLVTLRASLMDEQGECFQARAFFRADGAGEVDPGCHPALGGSYAGVWPMGLFWFLQPDTLFRRLVKRDVAGSPFLVRLEVFDGVCLVTGPQDQPLASCVAERWYVCPGMQRVPIREGRVRGALFLPPGPGPFPGVIDLFGGAGGLIEFRAGLLASRGFAVLALAFFAYDDLPRTLTQLDLEYFEEAAELLLRHPKVRGPGLGVIGVSKGAEVALAMASFLPQVVATVWINGTAFLHGNPLVYKDLRIPPIPYHTERVIFAEMGALDNSAIFADPRDPAYSASAIPAEKVRGKVLFVVGEADRSFNSKLFAELAMARMPPESCRLLSYPGAGHLIEPPCSPLCSISSIRGTPRPVVWGGEAQPHAKAQEHSWQEIIQFLELHLGSAATMKL; encoded by the exons ATGGTGGAGGTGACGGTGACGCCGCAGTCCTCGCTGGCCGACCGGCCGGTGCAGATGAGGGTGCGGGGGCTGTCCCCCTCCCAGCTGGTCACCCTGCGGGCATCACTAATGGACGAGCAGGGTGAATGCTTCCAGGCGCGTGCCTTCTTCCGCGCCGACGGTGCGGGCGAGGTGGATCCCGGGTGCCATCCCGCCCTGGGCGGCAGCTACGCCGGCGTCTGGCCCATGGGGCTTTTCTGGTTCCTGCAGCCCGACACCCTCTTCCGACGGCTGGTCAAGCGGGATGTGGCCGGCAGCCCCTTCCTCGTCCGTCTGGAGGTCTTCGATGGCGTCTGCCTGGTTACCGGACCTCAGGACCAGCCGCTGGCCTCCTGCGTGGCTGAGCGGTGGTACGTGTGTCCTGGCATGCAGCGGGTGCCCATCCGGGAGGGCAGGGTCCGTGGAGCCCTCTTCTTGCCACCCG GACCGGGACCCTTCCCGGGGGTGATCGACCTGTTTGGGGGTGCGGGTGGCCTCATTGAGTTTCGTGCGGGGCTGCTGGCCAGCCGGGGCTTCGCGGTGCTGGCGCTGGCCTTCTTCGCCTACGATGACCTGCCCCGCACCTTGACCCAGCTCGACCTGGAGTATTTCGAGGAGGCGGCCGAGCTGCTCCTTCGGCACCCCAAG GTGCGAGGCCCCGGTCTGGGTGTCATCGGTGTCTCCAAAGGAGCAGAGGTGGCCCTGGCCATGGCCAGCTTCCTCCCACAGGTGGTGGCCACGGTGTGGATCAACGGCACAGCCTTCCTCCACGGCAACCCGCTGGTCTACAAAGACCTTcgcatcccccccatcccctaCCACACCGAGCGCGTGATCTTTGCGGAGATGGGGGCCTTGGACAACTCGGCCATCTTTGCTGACCCCCGGGACCCCGCGTACAGTGCCTCGGCCATCCCGGCCGAGAAGGTCCGGGGGAAGGTCCTCTTCGTGGTGGGGGAGGCCGACCGCAGCTTCAACAGCAAGCTCTTCGCTGAGCTGGCCATGGCACGGATGCCACCGGAGAGCTGCCGTCTCCTCTCCTACCCCGGGGCCGGGCACTTGATCGAGCCCCCCTGCTCGCCCCTCTGCAGCATCTCCAGCATCCGGGGGACCCCCCGGCCGGTGGTTTGGGGGGGTGAAGCCCAACCCCACGCCAAGGCCCAGGAGCACTCGTGGCAGGAGATCATTCAATTCTTGGAGCTCCACCTGGGTTCTGCCGCCACCATGAAGCTGTGA
- the ZP1 gene encoding zona pellucida sperm-binding protein 1: MGRSCSFLLLLLLLPPGPGATFSLLRYRYDCGDYGMQLQAYPTRGRTVRFKVMDEFGTRFDVANCSICLHWLNAGTDGAVIFSSGYEGCHVLVKEDRYVLRVQLEEMLLSGVLAASYEVNMTCPQPGHEEILTAGNAHTEHRAGRGNNVHQTQTDVLVPLSQPGLLHHTSQSTLTLPGRQLSPQANSEQVHPVAQTQPVLVHPGLQPQPQPSLVRPGLQPQPGMVRPINQPQRGLIRPGMQPPAQPGLLHPRAQTQPGLLRPGLQTQNQAGLVHPAAQTQPGRLRPGLVPQNQPGLVHAGVQSSLMHAGAQSQAGFVRPGSQPQSQSGLAHPSLQTHSQAGLLRPGLQSQAGLPHPGSQPGLVRPVLQSQAGLVHPGHPRPGLVHPGLQSRPGFVRPGLQPGLVRPGLQPQAQPGLLHPGLQSQPSLLQSTALFYHSAGAGTQLTREQCQVAVGRMPCVAPQGRDACLQAGCCYDDMDRIAPCYYGNTATVQCLLDGHFVLVVPRGLTTQPYNLDSVRLASTQAGCEPVRVTETFVMFRFPVTQCGTTVQVIEDRLIYENQLISTIDVQGSPRGSITRDSIYILQARCIYNASDLLPLRVEVAVPPTAAPLAMPGPLGLQLRIATDESYTSYHPDGDYPLVRVLRDPIYVEVRLLQKTDPNLVLVLHHCWASPSTDAAAEPQWPILVDGCPFAGDNYRTQLVPVGPASPQLPFPSHYQRFVISTFTFVEPPSMAVLEGEVYISCSASVCHLAQPEPCRPSCQLGVPSRVRRSLGDRRTAETTVTVTSRGHVIFPKVPKLRRG, from the exons ATGGGACggagctgctccttcctcctgctgcttctcctcctgcccccGGGGCCGGGAGCCACCTTCTCGCTCCTGCGGTACCGCTATGACTGCGGGGATTACGGCATGCAATTGCAGGCATATCCCACTCGCGGCCGCACTGTCCGCTTCAAAGTCATGG ACGAGTTCGGCACCCGCTTTGATGTGGCCAACTGCTCCATCTGCCTCCACTGGCTCAATGCCGGCACGGACGGTGCCGTCATCTTCTCCTCTGGCTACGAGGGCTGCCACGTCCTGGTGAAG GAGGACCGCTACGTCTTGAgggtgcagctggaggagatgctgctcaGCGGGGTCCTGGCCGCCTCCTATGAAGTCAACATGACCTGCCCGCAGCCGGGCCACGAGGAGATCCTCACGGCCGGCAATGCGCACACCGAGCACCGGGCTGGTCGGGGCAACAACGTCCACCAGACCCAGACTGATGTCCTTGTCCCCCTGTCCCAGCCTGGCCTCCTGCACCACACGTCCCAGTCCACCCTCACCCTCCCGGGACGCCAGCTTTCTCCCCAAGCCAACTCGGAGCAGGTTCACCCCGTGGCTCAGACCCAGCCGGTCCTGGTGCACCCCGGGCTGCAGCCCcaaccccagcccagcctggttCGCCCAGGGcttcagccccagcctggcaTGGTTCGCCCCATCAACCAACCTCAGCGGGGCTTAATACGCCCGGGcatgcagcccccagcccagcccgggcTGTTGCACCCCAGGGCTCAAACCCAACCAG GGCTCCTTCGCCCAGGGCTTCAGACCCAAAACCAGGCTGGGCTGGTTCACCCCGCGGCTCAAACCCAACCAGGTCGTCTTCGTCCAGGGCTTGTGCCCCAAAACCAGCCTGGGTTGGTTCATGCCGGTGTCCAGTCTAGCTTAATGCACGCTGGTGCTCAAAGTCAAGCAGGCTTCGTACGCCCGGGATCTCAGCCCCAAAGCCAGTCGGGCTTAGCTCATCCCAGCCTTCAGACCCATTCCCAAGCTGGTCTCCTCCGCCCTGGGCTCCAGAGCCAAGCTGGGCTGCCTCATCCTGGCTCCCAGCCTGGCCTGGTACGCCCGGTTCTCCAGAGCCAAGCTGGGTTGGTACATCCCGGTCATCCCCGACCGGGTCTAGTGCACCCGGGACTCCAGTCCCGACCAGGTTTTGTACGTCCTGGACTTCAGCCGGGGCTGGTGCGCCCAGGACTCCAGCCCCAAGCTCAGCCTGGCTTGCTGCATCCTGGGCTTCAATCCCAGCCTAGTCTACTGCAATCCACGGCTCTCTTCTACCACTCGGCAGGGGCAG GCACCCAGTTGACGAGGGAGCAGTGCCAGGTGGCGGTGGGGAGGATGCCCTGCGTGGCGCCGCAGGGCCGGGATGCATGCCTGCAGGCGGGCTGCTGCTACGACGACATGGACCGCATCGCACCCTGCTATTACGGCAACACGG CCACCGTGCAGTGCCTGCTGGACGGGCACTTCGTCCTGGTGGTGCCGCGGGGCCTCACCACCCAGCCTTACAACCTGGACAGCGTGCGCCTCGCCAGCACCCAGGCTGGCTGCGAGCCCGTCAGGGTGACGGAAACCTTCGTGATGTTCCGCTTCCCCGTCACGCAGTGCGGCACCACCGTCCAG GTGATCGAGGACCGGCTGATCTATGAGAACCAGCTTATCTCCACCATCGACGTCCAGGGTTCCCCCCGCGGCTCCATCACCCGGGACAGCATCTACAT CCTCCAGGCTCGTTGCATCTACAATGCCAGCGACCTCCTGCCACTCCGCGTGGAGGTGGCCGTGCCCCCCACGGCTGCCCCCCTGGCCATGCCGGGGCCGCTCGGGCTCCAGTTACGCATCGCCACTG ACGAGAGCTACACCTCCTACCACCCCGATGGCGACTACCCCTTGGTGAGGGTGCTCCGGGACCCCATTTACGTGGAGGTTCGCCTCCTGCAGAAGACGGACCCTAACCTGGTGCTGGTCCTGCACCACTGCTGGGCATCCCCCAGCACTGACGCCGCGGCCGAGCCCCAGTGGCCCATCCTGGTGGATGG GTGCCCCTTCGCAGGGGACAACTACAGGACCCAGCTCGTGCCTGTGGGACCGGCCTCACCGCAACTGCCCTTCCCGAGCCACTACCAGCGCTTCGTCATCTCCACCTTCACCTTCGTGGAGCCCCCCTCCATGGCGGTGCTGGAGGGAGAG GTGTACATCTCATGCAGCGCTTCTGTTTGCCACCTGGCACAGCCCGAGCCCTGCCGGCCCTCCTGCCAGCTGGGAGTGCCTTCAA GAGTGCGTCGGTCTCTGGGGGACAGGAGGACAGCTGAAACCACGGTCACGGTCACCTCCCGGGGACACGTCATCTTCCCCAAGGTCCCCAAGCTGCGGAGAGGCTGA